From a region of the Panthera uncia isolate 11264 chromosome B1, Puncia_PCG_1.0, whole genome shotgun sequence genome:
- the DEFB136 gene encoding defensin beta 136 yields the protein MRHSLIGLLFLLVISLPSGNGLFGHDGIQIRTCTALKGKCFFGCRVGWTWVSFCHNILSCCVKMLKNNPPQVDEY from the exons ATGAGGCACTCTCTCATTGGGTTACTCTTCCTCCTGGTAATCTCACTGCCTTCAG ggaATGGATTGTTTGGACATGATGGAATACAAATTCGTACTTGCACTGCACTCAAAGGCAAGTGCTTCTTCGGTTGCAGAGTGGGATGGACGTGGGTTTCATTCTGTCACAACATATTGTCTTGTTgtgtaaaaatgttgaaaaataatccTCCCCAGGTCGATGAGTATTGA